In a single window of the Rhodamnia argentea isolate NSW1041297 chromosome 2, ASM2092103v1, whole genome shotgun sequence genome:
- the LOC115726281 gene encoding beta-glucuronosyltransferase GlcAT14A-like isoform X2: protein MKVSPLMGSLNMEKKWVFPLVVSSVLCIFLLATSLNMGLVSSLHTINSIFSIFPSRLSTNQTNPVFAESKVSQSPPPPAPGVPRFAYLISGSRGDLDKLWRTLHALYHPLNQYVVHLDLESPAEERLELASRVEKDPLFSKVGNVHMTTKANIVTYRGPTMVANTLHACAILLKRSKDWDWFINLSASDYPLVTQDDLLYAFSNLNRNLNFIEHTSQLGWKEDKRAMPLMVDPGLYKSTKSDIFWVTPRRTLPTAFKLFTGSAWMVLSRSFVEYCIWGWDNLPRTLLMYYTNFVSSPEGYFQTVICNVPEFVQTAVNHDLHYISWDNPPKQHPHTLTINDTSKMISSGAAFARKFKQDDTILDRIDKELLGRKKGGFTPGGWCSGKPKCSEVGNPTKLKPGPGAQRLRVLIAKLIMAAKLGQDQCK from the exons ATGAAAGTTTCGCCCTTGATGGGTTCGTTAAATATGGAGAAGAAATGGGTCTTCCCGCTTGTTGTAAGCTCTGTGCTATGCATCTTTCTTCTTGCCACTTCCTTAAACATGGGTCTTGTTTCTTCACTCCAtacaatcaattcaatcttctCGATTTTCCCGTCCCGTCTATCCACAAACCAAACGAACCCCGTTTTTGCTGAGAGCAAGGTTTCCCAATCGCCACCGCCTCCTGCTCCTGGAGTTCCTCGTTTTGCATATCTGATTTCTGGTTCAAGAGGCGATTTGGATAAACTCTGGAGAACTCTTCATGCGCTTTATCATCCATTGAACCAGTATGTAGTCCATTTGGACCTCGAGTCGCCGGCAGAGGAGAGACTGGAGCTTGCTTCGAGGGTAGAAAAGGATCCACTATTTTCCAAAGTTGGGAATGTTCACATGACGACCAAAGCAAACATCGTTACCTACAGAGGACCGACCATGGTTGCTAATACCCTTCATGCCTGTGCCATTCTTCTGAAGAGGAGTAAGGACTGGGATTGGTTCATCAACCTCAGTGCTTCGGATTATCCTCTCGTGACTCAAGATG ATTTACTGTATGCATTTTCCAATTTGAACCGAAACCTGAATTTCATCGAGCACACGAGCCAGCTAGGTTGGAAAGA GGATAAACGAGCCATGCCTTTGATGGTAGACCCTGGTTTATACAAGTCAACGAAATCAGATATATTTTGGGTCACTCCTAGAAGAACTTTGCCAACAGCATTTAAACTGTTTACTG GTTCGGCATGGATGGTCCTCTCGCGATCATTCGTGGAGTACTGCATCTGGGGTTGGGATAATCTGCCAAGGACCCTGCTCATGTACTACACGAATTTCGTCTCTTCTCCTGAAGGGTACTTCCAGACCGTCATTTGCAACGTTCCCGAGTTTGTTCAGACTGCTGTCAACCATGATCTGCATTACATTTCCTGGGACAATCCTCCAAAGCAGCATCCACACACACTCACTATTAACGATACGAGCAAAATGATTTCAAGCGGGGCCGCCTTTGCACGGAAGTTTAAGCAAGATGACACCATCCTGGATAGGATCGATAAGGAATTACTTGGCCGAAAGAAGGGCGGTTTCACCCCTGGTGGTTGGTGCTCTGGCAAACCAAAGTGTTCGGAGGTTGGGAATCCCACAAAGCTTAAACCCGGTCCTGGAGCTCAAAGGCTCCGCGTTCTGATTGCGAAGCTAATCATGGCAGCTAAGCTTGGTCAAGATCAGTGTAAATAG
- the LOC115726279 gene encoding probable serine/threonine-protein kinase At1g54610 produces the protein MGCICGKPSSIDDSKESPRERLSGKTSSDLRVSRTVLPRREEGYHRVKDRYSSGDDGRAISVDKQINGSLRLQAHNLERSREKMEHIVAQHPSTGSIPKAMEGEQVAAGWPPWLAAVAGEAIRGWVPRRADSFEKLDKIGQGTYSNVYRARDLDQRKIVALKKVRFDNLEPESVRFMAREIHILRRLDHPNVIKLEGLVTSRMSCSLYLVFEYMEHDLAGLAAHPGLKFTEAQVKCYMQQLLHGLDHCHNRGVLHRDIKGSNLLIDNNGVLKIADFGLASFYDPHQNQPLTSRVVTLWYRPPELLLGATYYGTAVDLWSTGCILAELYAGKPIMPGRTEVEQLHKIFKLCGSPSEDYWRKSKLPHATIFKPQQPYRRCVAETFKDFPESALDLVEKLLSIDPADRGSAASALKNQFFTTKPLPCDPSSLPKYPPSKEFDAKIRDEEARRQGAAGNKGQRLDHERRGGRESRAVPAPDANAELVASMQKRQVQSNSKSRSEKFNPHPEEVASGFPIDPPRPSQVAESGIDSQGHPHKRASHSGPLSQRAAWAKEGKRHDDASKSFAGADHQVVAGISTARRSFLSEDRRERSGPSRSEVPKLIGRFPGSFKEATESLIQQDQKNHIPALTGSRHNEDGRTSDKDPIILGYGSKGHKIHYSGPLLVPSGNTDQMLRDHDRHIQEASRRARIDKAKARKIQVDGNQILASSLFVSGR, from the exons ATGGGTTGCATTTGCGGCAAGCCATCTTCCATTGATGATAGTAAGGAGAGCCCTCGGGAACGGTTATCCGGCAAAACATCATCGGACTTGCGGGTGTCGAGGACAGTTTTGCCAAGGAGGGAGGAAGGTTATCATCGAGTAAAGGACAGATACAGTAGTGGCGATGATGGCAGAGCAATATCAGTTGACAAGCAAATAAATGGGTCTTTGAGGCTGCAGGCTCATAATCTCGAGAGAAGCAGGGAGAAGATGGAGCACATCGTTGCTCAACATCCTTCTACAGGCAGCATTCCAAAGGCTATGGAAGGAGAGCAAGTTGCGGCAGGGTGGCCACCTTGGCTCGCCGCAGTAGCTGGAGAGGCTATCAGGGGCTGGGTGCCACGAAGGGCTGATTCTTTTGAGAAGCTGGATAAA ATTGGACAAGGAACGTACAGTAATGTTTACCGAGCTCGTGATCTTGATCAGAGGAAAATTGTGGCACTGAAGAAAGTGAGATTTGATAATCTAGAGCCCGAAAGCGTCCGCTTTATGGCAAGAGAAATCCATATTCTCCGCAGGCTTGATCATCCGAATGTGATCAAACTGGAAGGTTTAGTTACGTCAAGGATGTCCTGTAGCTTATACCTTGTCTTTGAGTATATGGAGCATGATTTGGCGGGTTTGGCTGCCCATCCTGGTTTGAAATTTACAGAAGCACAG GTCAAATGTTACATGCAGCAACTGTTACATGGACTTGATCATTGTCATAATCGTGGAGTTTTACACCGAGACATTAAAGGGTCGAACCTTCTTATCGATAACAATGGCGTTTTGAAGATTGCGGATTTTGGCCTAGCTAGTTTTTATGATCCTCATCAGAATCAGCCCCTGACGAGCCGTGTGGTGACACTTTGGTATCGGCCACCTGAGCTTCTGCTTGGAGCCACCTACTATGGGACTGCTGTTGATCTCTGGAGCACTGGCTGTATACTTGCTGAGTTATATGCTGGCAAGCCTATCATGCCTGGAAGAACAGAG GTGGAGCAGctgcataaaattttcaaattgtgtGGCTCACCTTCCGAGGACTATTGGAGAAAATCTAAGTTGCCTCATGCAACAATCTTTAAGCCTCAGCAACCTTATAGACGTTGTGTGGCAGAAACATTTAAGGACTTTCCTGAATCAGCTCTCGACCTTGTGGAGAAGCTACTTTCAATAGATCCTGCTGACCGTGGAAGTGCAGCTTCTGCACTCAAGAATCAG tTCTTCACTACGAAACCACTTCCCTGCGATCCTTCTAGTTTGCCGAAGTATCCTCCCAGCAAAGAATTTGACGCTAAAATTCGGGATGAGGAAGCAAGAAG ACAAGGAGCTGCAGGAAATAAGGGCCAAAGACTTGATCACGAAAGAAGGGGAGGAAGGGAGTCACGAGCTGTCCCAGCACCTGATGCCAATGCTGAGTTAGTGGCGTCGATGCAG AAGAGGCAAGTCCAATCCAATTCTAAGAGCCGAAGTGAGAAGTTCAACCCCCATCCTGAAGAAGTTGCTTCTGGCTTCCCCATCGATCCACCAAGACCATCACAAGTAGCAGAAAGTGGCATTGATTCTCAAGGACATCCTCACAAGAGGGCCTCTCATTCTGGGCCATTGTCTCAGAGGGCTGCATGGgcaaaggagggaaaaagacATGATGATGCTTCAAAAAGTTTTGCTGGTGCTGACCACCAAGTCGTTGCAGGTATATCAACTGCAAGGAGGAGTTTCCTATCGGAGGATCGAAGAGAAAGGTCCGGCCCTTCACGTTCTGAAGTTCCCAAACTGATTGGGAGGTTTCCAGGATCCTTCAAGGAGGCCACTGAGTCCTTGATCCAGCAGGATCAGAAGAATCACATCCCAGCTTTAACTGGTTCACGCCATAACGAAGATGGAAGAACCAGTGACAAAGATCCCATTATT CTCGGCTACGGGTCGAAGGGCCACAAAATTCACTACTCTGGGCCATTGCTAGTACCGTCAGGCAATACGGACCAGATGCTGAGAGATCATGATCGCCACATCCAAGAGGCTTCCAGAAGAGCACGTATAGACAAGGCAAAGGCCAGAAAGATTCAAGTCGATGGGAATCAGATATTGGCCAGTTCGTTATTTGTTTCTGGTCGTTAA
- the LOC115726281 gene encoding beta-glucuronosyltransferase GlcAT14B-like isoform X1 — protein sequence MLFLTGAVLIGDKFNSCVRNLEIFLRKKLGCDEHGCESMKVSPLMGSLNMEKKWVFPLVVSSVLCIFLLATSLNMGLVSSLHTINSIFSIFPSRLSTNQTNPVFAESKVSQSPPPPAPGVPRFAYLISGSRGDLDKLWRTLHALYHPLNQYVVHLDLESPAEERLELASRVEKDPLFSKVGNVHMTTKANIVTYRGPTMVANTLHACAILLKRSKDWDWFINLSASDYPLVTQDDLLYAFSNLNRNLNFIEHTSQLGWKEDKRAMPLMVDPGLYKSTKSDIFWVTPRRTLPTAFKLFTGSAWMVLSRSFVEYCIWGWDNLPRTLLMYYTNFVSSPEGYFQTVICNVPEFVQTAVNHDLHYISWDNPPKQHPHTLTINDTSKMISSGAAFARKFKQDDTILDRIDKELLGRKKGGFTPGGWCSGKPKCSEVGNPTKLKPGPGAQRLRVLIAKLIMAAKLGQDQCK from the exons ATGTTATTTTTGACAGGTGCTGTGCTGATTGGGGATAAATTTAACTCCTGTGTCCGAAATCTGGAGATCTTTCTGAGGAAG AAACTGGGATGTGATGAACACGGATGTGAATCAATGAAAGTTTCGCCCTTGATGGGTTCGTTAAATATGGAGAAGAAATGGGTCTTCCCGCTTGTTGTAAGCTCTGTGCTATGCATCTTTCTTCTTGCCACTTCCTTAAACATGGGTCTTGTTTCTTCACTCCAtacaatcaattcaatcttctCGATTTTCCCGTCCCGTCTATCCACAAACCAAACGAACCCCGTTTTTGCTGAGAGCAAGGTTTCCCAATCGCCACCGCCTCCTGCTCCTGGAGTTCCTCGTTTTGCATATCTGATTTCTGGTTCAAGAGGCGATTTGGATAAACTCTGGAGAACTCTTCATGCGCTTTATCATCCATTGAACCAGTATGTAGTCCATTTGGACCTCGAGTCGCCGGCAGAGGAGAGACTGGAGCTTGCTTCGAGGGTAGAAAAGGATCCACTATTTTCCAAAGTTGGGAATGTTCACATGACGACCAAAGCAAACATCGTTACCTACAGAGGACCGACCATGGTTGCTAATACCCTTCATGCCTGTGCCATTCTTCTGAAGAGGAGTAAGGACTGGGATTGGTTCATCAACCTCAGTGCTTCGGATTATCCTCTCGTGACTCAAGATG ATTTACTGTATGCATTTTCCAATTTGAACCGAAACCTGAATTTCATCGAGCACACGAGCCAGCTAGGTTGGAAAGA GGATAAACGAGCCATGCCTTTGATGGTAGACCCTGGTTTATACAAGTCAACGAAATCAGATATATTTTGGGTCACTCCTAGAAGAACTTTGCCAACAGCATTTAAACTGTTTACTG GTTCGGCATGGATGGTCCTCTCGCGATCATTCGTGGAGTACTGCATCTGGGGTTGGGATAATCTGCCAAGGACCCTGCTCATGTACTACACGAATTTCGTCTCTTCTCCTGAAGGGTACTTCCAGACCGTCATTTGCAACGTTCCCGAGTTTGTTCAGACTGCTGTCAACCATGATCTGCATTACATTTCCTGGGACAATCCTCCAAAGCAGCATCCACACACACTCACTATTAACGATACGAGCAAAATGATTTCAAGCGGGGCCGCCTTTGCACGGAAGTTTAAGCAAGATGACACCATCCTGGATAGGATCGATAAGGAATTACTTGGCCGAAAGAAGGGCGGTTTCACCCCTGGTGGTTGGTGCTCTGGCAAACCAAAGTGTTCGGAGGTTGGGAATCCCACAAAGCTTAAACCCGGTCCTGGAGCTCAAAGGCTCCGCGTTCTGATTGCGAAGCTAATCATGGCAGCTAAGCTTGGTCAAGATCAGTGTAAATAG
- the LOC115726263 gene encoding LOW QUALITY PROTEIN: alpha-1,3/1,6-mannosyltransferase ALG2-like (The sequence of the model RefSeq protein was modified relative to this genomic sequence to represent the inferred CDS: inserted 1 base in 1 codon; substituted 1 base at 1 genomic stop codon), whose protein sequence is MKRAIIHPDLVIGGAERLIVDAAVELVSHGHDVHVFTSHHDRTRYFEDSFAGAFPVTAYGAFLPRHIFHCLHAVSAYVRCIFVAFCMLLLWPSYDIIIADQXSAVIPLLKLKSQQKVVFYCHFLDLLLAQRATVLRKVYRKPIDFIXEITTGMTDMILVNSEFTVATFAKTFTWLGARGIKPAVLYPAASVDQFEKPRSLKAHFLSINCFERKKNIDLAISALLGSITSKENFPVIIWVVLHGFDKRLRGNVEYLEELKSLAEREGILSRVDFITSCSTAKRNKLLSECLCVLYMPKDEHFGIVPLEAMAAHKPVIACNSGGLVETVKHEETGFLCDPNPQEFSLAMAKLIENPQAAERMGEEAHKHVTESFSTRIFGQKLNHYIFNVAQRKVD, encoded by the exons atgaagagagcCATTATACATCCCGATCTTGTTATAG GTGGAGCTGAAAGATTAATTGTTGATGCGGCCGTTGAGCTGGTATCTCATGGGCATGATGTTCATGTTTTCACCTCACACCATGATAGAACTAGATATTTTGAGGACTCTTT TGCTGGTGCCTTTCCTGTTACTGCGTATGGTGCTTTTCTGCCTCGACACATCTTCCATTGTCTCCATGCGGTATCTGCATATGTGAGGTGCATATTTGTTGCATTTTGCATGCTGCTTTTGTGGCCTTCATACGATATTATTATAGCAGATC GTTCTGCTGTCATTCCACTGTTGAAACTTAAAAGCCAACAAA AGGTCGTATTCTATTGTCATTTTCTGGATTTGTTGCTTGCCCAACGTGCTACTGTTCTTAGGAAGGTGTACAGGAAACCCATAGattttatttaagaaataaCAACTG GAATGACAGATATGATCCTCGTCAACAGTGAATTTACAGTTGCTACTTTCGCAAAAACATTCACATGGCTTGGTGCACGAGGAATTAAGCCAGCTGTTCTTTACCCAGCAGCCAGTGTTGATCAGTTTGAGAAACCCCGTTCTCTTA AGGCTCACTTCTTGTCCATCAATTGTTTtgagaggaaaaagaacataGACTTGGCAATTTCAGCTTTGCTAGGCTCTATAACCTCAAAGGAGAATTTTCCAGTCATAATATGGGTGGTGCTTC ATGGTTTTGATAAACGTCTAAGGGGAAACGTTGAGTACTTGGAGGAGCTTAAAAGCTTAGCGGAAAGGGAAGGAATCTTGAGCAGGGTTGACTTCATCACATCCTGCTCAACAGCCAAGAGGAACAAACTCCTTTCCGAATGCCTTTGTGTTCTCTACATGCCAAAG GATGAACATTTTGGAATTGTCCCCTTGGAGGCAATGGCGGCTCATAAGCCTGTAATTGCGTGCAATAGTGGGGGACTTGTGGAGACGGTTAAGCATGAAGAAACAGGATTTCTATGCGATCCCAACCCACAAGAGTTCTCTTTAGCAATGGCTAAGCTAATAGAGAACCCTCAAGCGGCAGAGAGAATGGGTGAAGAAGCTCATAAGCATGTCACGGAGTCATTCTCCACAAGgatatttggccaaaaattgaaCCATTACATTTTCAACGTTGCTCAGAGGAAGGTGGACTAA